A stretch of Triticum aestivum cultivar Chinese Spring chromosome 1D, IWGSC CS RefSeq v2.1, whole genome shotgun sequence DNA encodes these proteins:
- the LOC123162614 gene encoding Bowman-Birk type trypsin inhibitor-like encodes MRPLVLLVALAIVAVLAALPGLGTAQLRAKGATPSAWPCCNNCGSCTRSLPPQCVCRDVSPRGCDPACNNCVRSNSTVAGRRGFQCFDRIKNFCERRCTPVV; translated from the exons ATGAGACCCCTGGTGCTGCTCGTCGCGCTGGCCATTGTCGCCGTCCTCGCAGCTCTGCCAG GGCTAGGGACGGCACAGCTGAGAGCCAAAGGCGCGACGCCGAGCGCCTGGCCGTGCTGCAACAATTGCGGCAGCTGCACCAGGTCCTTGCCTCCGCAGTGCGTCTGCAGGGATGTGTCCCCGAGAGGGTGCGATCCGGCCTGCAACAACTGCGTCAGGTCCAACTCCACCGTCGCCGGCCGCCGTGGCTTCCAGTGCTTTGACCGCATCAAAAACTTCTGCGAGCGCCGCTGCACACCTGTCGTGTGA